One region of Monomorium pharaonis isolate MP-MQ-018 chromosome 11, ASM1337386v2, whole genome shotgun sequence genomic DNA includes:
- the LOC105832240 gene encoding DNA topoisomerase 2-binding protein 1 isoform X2, whose protein sequence is MTTQESQVEWDINIHFIVLSHLESEDACSEQMWLAFNKCSELGLNPGWVSEKVCNTMKPLKKDVFVIEEFKGDLFEKLKSNKCSIVSPRCLLICFTNGESIPEGKSPIYTTAMSKMCICASGFDQEIKDWIQQRVEYMGGFFTKKFRGCVTHLVADSVMSAKYEGAVEMKIPVMTKEWIEAVWETNLKEIVKADDKIFDKYKCPVFMNLVVTSTNLHKRQKEEVKCLIQNYGGIFMGPLDGTKVRVVLASENGPLSDKLKYAMENDIPCLKLDWIYESIKVGYALPFRNFIIKSVKACSTPEKANNRELLNCSEISSIAHYKQQNNYINESFSSTISNFSSIHTVTSKFSDIAKLNVLDRLTFGEAKSAGPFLDGCNIYLAGFVTSVRDKLNRILNVGGATRLDDISDAVTHVIVGDENKASVELKTIKSRGLCPYVLNIEWLEESMKLKRPASEELFLFEAKDEASKKNIETPASPLSKKNLQMLQQPKRPPVPVFNFEVIPHVNENEQPDLVQQYLQKDLCSISKDFTKPISEDQRNLDKTENARTSDICSLNVAPPKNIENDNTVLLSQSCTVNEQLLKGLTFVVAGFDSEDNHVEETIVMLGGHLVSRTYNSIPDYGVVPMHGAPLQHTVNEIVNDLFIEDCINQEQIVDLKYYHRPLSIRKPCNPLSGCVITMSMYTGVERVYLSALATELGAICQDMFARKANAEKKTLGSTHLVCPSPEGNKYNAAVRWKLPAVTADWLKTCADQLMFVDETPFLVGETMAPDKSNITTPTNLSDICKSRIGSSEEITLKNIVTPKHLLQAKDAFTGETPLKNKRLSLVMNQTPQSPFHVSTPETPYGQVFKPNPSPETRKGWIKWVDNFPDLQVSEPPLKRRAPSTPLSDLKNQLWEKLKNKGQSEMEHESNKAMRLQHEDDSIKGKVEKQADNHSNKVTPSTPTSINRKLDFNEKDSPMPNNEINMQIAQLDQMLERTSNTPENRYSSGENAKTYNEASDYIQKCIVKDSQPIDAIVWEDPDHPKRSILNKRSSKRSNVIDEEYVEEALEDHECEPATTRKFMLSGIKERHTFEQVIRDLGGDVSMDANFDNSATHLLCIKLSRNEKMLGSIAAGKWVLHYSYLRDSERDGRFLDEEEYEWGNPRSKNRIPEPSNEIEIAIAAAAYRWRLKLQTELNGPFSNIVALLMVSEEKYDQFKRLIEAGGGMVVQAKPPYDASPSGRRITHCFINVKQINQPVDWAMLASKGILCFLPQYLSDYLTAKTPLNPRDCVLLEFKKYLTLLPK, encoded by the exons ATGACAACCCAGGAAAGCCAGGTCGAATGGGACATAAACATTCACTTTATCGTACTGAGTCACCTGGAGTCCGAGGATGCTTGCAGCGAGCAAATGTGGCTGGCATTTAAT aaatgtagtGAGCTGGGATTGAATCCAGGATGGGTTAGTGAAAAGGTTTGTAATACGATGAAGCCATTGAAGAAAGATGTATTTGTTATAGAAGAATTCAAAGGTGACCTTTTTGAGAAGTTAAAAAGCAATAAATGCTC AATTGTATCACCAAGATGTCTActtatttgttttacaaatgGAGAATCAATACCAGAAGGAAAGAGTCCAATATACACAACAGCTATGAGTAAAATGTGCATTTGTGCATCAGGTTTTGATCAAGAAATTAAG gaTTGGATACAACAACGAGTTGAATATATGGGAGGCTTCTTTACAAAGAAATTCAGAGGTTGTGTTACTCATTTAGTAGCAGATTCTGTGATGTCTGCAAAGTATGAg GGTGCTGTAGAAATGAAGATACCAGTCATGACAAAAGAATGGATAGAAGCTGTCTgggaaacaaatttaaaagaaattgttaaaGCGGATGAtaagatttttgataaatataaatgtccaGTTTTTATGAATCTAGTAGTAACTTCGACAAATCTTCACAAACGTCAAAAGGAAGAAGTGAaatgtttaatacaaaattatggAGGA ATATTCATGGGTCCTCTTGATGGAACAAAGGTTCGAGTGGTTCTAGCCTCTGAAAACGGTCCATTAAGTGATAAACTAAAGTATGCCATGGAAAATGACATTCCCTGTCTGAAACTTGATTGGATATATGAGAGTATTAAAGTAGGATACGCTCTACCTTTTCGTAATTTTATCATCAAATCTGTAAAAGCATGTTCAACACCAGAAAAAGCAAata atcgAGAATTGCTCAACTGTTCTGAGATTAGCTCTATAGCACattataaacaacaaaataattacataaatgagAGTTTTAGTTCGACGATATCGAATTTTTCTAGTATACATACAGTAACTAGTAAATTTTCCGATA TCGCTAAGTTGAATGTCTTGGATCGACTTACTTTTGGCGAAGCAAAGTCAGCTGGACCATTTCTGGATGgatgtaat atttacCTTGCTGGATTTGTAACAAGCGTCAGAGATAAATtgaatagaatattaaatgttgGAGGTGCAACACGTCTCGATGATATATCTGATGCTGTGACGCATGTGATCGTTGGCGATGAGAATAAAGCATCTGTAGAACTGAAAACGATTAAATCGAGAGGTTTATG TCCTTACGTATTGAATATAGAATGGCTAGAGGAGAGCATGAAATTGAAACGGCCTGCATCAgaagaactttttttatttgaagcaAAAGATGAAGCatctaagaaaaatattgaaacaccTGCTTCACCGCTTAGTAAGaag AATTTACAAATGTTGCAACAGCCGAAGAGACCTCCTGTACCAGTTTTCAATTTCGAAGTAATTCCACACGTGAATGAAAATGAGCAACCTGATCTCGTGCAGCAATATTTACAAAAGG ATTTATGCAGTATTTCCAAAGACTTTACAAAGCCTATTTCGGAAGACCAAAGAAATTTGGATAAGACTGAAAATGCGCGTACTAGTGATATTTGTTCTTTAAATGTTGCACCGCccaaaaatatagaaaatgataatacTGTGCTACTCAGCCAAAGTTGCACAGTGAACGAACAGTTGCTCAAAG GTTTAACATTCGTCGTAGCTGGTTTTGATAGCGAGGACAATCACGTAGAGGAAACGATTGTAATGTTAGGTGGACACCTAGTCTCGAGAACTTATAACAGTATCCCAGATTACGGTGTCGTGCCTATGCATGGAGCACCCTTACAACATACAGTGAATGAAATCGTAaacgatttatttatt gaAGATTGCATAAATCAGGAACAAATTGTGGATCTCAAGTATTATCACAGACCACTATCTATTAGAAAACCTTGTAATCCATTATCGGGATGTGTCATAACGATGAGCATGTATACTGGAGTTGAAAGAGTTTACCTTTCAGCATTGGCTACGGAACTTGGCGCCAT ATGTCAGGATATGTTCGCACGGAAAGCTAATGCAGAGAAGAAAACACTTGGCAGTACGCATTTGGTTTGCCCGTCTCCAGAAGGAAATAAATACAACGCGGCTGTAAGATGGAAATTGCCGGCTGTCACTGCTGATTGGCTAAAAACTTGCGCGGATCAATTAATGTTTGTAGACGAAACCCCATTTCTCGTTGGAGAAACAATGg CACCAGATAAATCAAATATCACCACTCCAACAAATCTCTCGGACATTTGCAAAAGTAGAATAGGCTCATCAGAAGaaatcacattaaaaaatattgttacaccGAAACATTTACTTCAGGCCAAG GACGCGTTTACCGGCGAAACtccattgaaaaataaaagactcAGTCTCGTAATGAACCAAACACCGCAATCACCATTTCACGTGTCCACACCAGAAACTCCATATGGGCAGGTTTTTAAGCCTAATCCTTCACCAGAGACGCGAAAAGGGTGGATTAAATGGGTGGACAATTTTCCAGATTTACAAGTATCAGAACCACCGTTAAAACGACGCGCACCTAGCACT CCGCTTTCAGATTTGAAAAATCAACTGTGGGAAAAACTGAAGAACAAAGGTCAATCTGAAATG GAACATGAATCGAATAAAGCAATGAGACTGCAACATGAAGATGATTCCATTAAGGGAAAAGTTGAGAAGCAGGCCGACAATCATTCTAACAAAGTCACTCCATCAACTCCCACATCCATCAATCGAAAACTCGACTTTAATGAAAAAGATAGCCCTATGCCAAATAACGAAATAAACAT GCAAATAGCGCAATTGGATCAAATGCTAGAACGAACGTCGAATACTCCTGAAAATAGATACTCGTCTGGGGAAAATGCGAAGACGTACAACGAAGCTTCtgattatatacaaaaat GTATAGTAAAGGATTCACAACCTATTGATGCCATTGTATGGGAAGATCCGGATCATCCAAAACGA TCAATCTTAAATAAACGGTCAAGTAAACGTAGCAATGTAATTGACGAAGAATATGTCGAAGAAGCTCTTGAAGATCATGAATGTGAACCAGCGACAACACGAAAATTTATGCTGTCGGGTATAAAG GAAAGACATACATTCGAACAAGTGATAAGAGATCTAGGCGGAGATGTGTCGATGGACGCAAATTTCGACAATAGTGCCACCCATCTCTTGTGCATCAAGCTTTCcagaaacgaaaaaatgcttGGCAGTATAGCTGCTGGAAAATGGGTCTTACATTATTCATATCTACGTGATTCTGAACGAGATGGCAGATTCCTCGAC gagGAAGAATACGAATGGGGCAATCCAAGAAGCAAAAACAGAATACCAGAACCAAGTAACGAGATCGAAATTGCAATAGCAGCTGCCGCTTATAGATGGCGATTGAAATTGCAGACAGAGCTGAATGGTCCATTTTCTAACATAGTGGCTCTGTTAATGGTCTccgaagaaaaatatgatcaATTTAAGAGACTGATTGAAGCTGGCGGTGGCATGGTTGTGCAAGCAAA aCCACCCTACGATGCTAGTCCATCTGGACGCAGAATCActcattgttttattaatgtgaAACAG atAAATCAGCCGGTAGACTGGGCTATGCTGGCTAGCAAGGGTATTCTCTGCTTCTTACCGCAATATCTCAGCGATTATTTGACAGCAAAGACACCGCTCAATCCACGGGATTGTGTACTTTTAGAATTTAAGAAATACCTGACGCTACTACCCAAGTAG
- the LOC105832240 gene encoding DNA topoisomerase 2-binding protein 1 isoform X1, producing MTTQESQVEWDINIHFIVLSHLESEDACSEQMWLAFNKCSELGLNPGWVSEKVCNTMKPLKKDVFVIEEFKGDLFEKLKSNKCSRIVSPRCLLICFTNGESIPEGKSPIYTTAMSKMCICASGFDQEIKDWIQQRVEYMGGFFTKKFRGCVTHLVADSVMSAKYEGAVEMKIPVMTKEWIEAVWETNLKEIVKADDKIFDKYKCPVFMNLVVTSTNLHKRQKEEVKCLIQNYGGIFMGPLDGTKVRVVLASENGPLSDKLKYAMENDIPCLKLDWIYESIKVGYALPFRNFIIKSVKACSTPEKANNRELLNCSEISSIAHYKQQNNYINESFSSTISNFSSIHTVTSKFSDIAKLNVLDRLTFGEAKSAGPFLDGCNIYLAGFVTSVRDKLNRILNVGGATRLDDISDAVTHVIVGDENKASVELKTIKSRGLCPYVLNIEWLEESMKLKRPASEELFLFEAKDEASKKNIETPASPLSKKNLQMLQQPKRPPVPVFNFEVIPHVNENEQPDLVQQYLQKDLCSISKDFTKPISEDQRNLDKTENARTSDICSLNVAPPKNIENDNTVLLSQSCTVNEQLLKGLTFVVAGFDSEDNHVEETIVMLGGHLVSRTYNSIPDYGVVPMHGAPLQHTVNEIVNDLFIEDCINQEQIVDLKYYHRPLSIRKPCNPLSGCVITMSMYTGVERVYLSALATELGAICQDMFARKANAEKKTLGSTHLVCPSPEGNKYNAAVRWKLPAVTADWLKTCADQLMFVDETPFLVGETMAPDKSNITTPTNLSDICKSRIGSSEEITLKNIVTPKHLLQAKDAFTGETPLKNKRLSLVMNQTPQSPFHVSTPETPYGQVFKPNPSPETRKGWIKWVDNFPDLQVSEPPLKRRAPSTPLSDLKNQLWEKLKNKGQSEMEHESNKAMRLQHEDDSIKGKVEKQADNHSNKVTPSTPTSINRKLDFNEKDSPMPNNEINMQIAQLDQMLERTSNTPENRYSSGENAKTYNEASDYIQKCIVKDSQPIDAIVWEDPDHPKRSILNKRSSKRSNVIDEEYVEEALEDHECEPATTRKFMLSGIKERHTFEQVIRDLGGDVSMDANFDNSATHLLCIKLSRNEKMLGSIAAGKWVLHYSYLRDSERDGRFLDEEEYEWGNPRSKNRIPEPSNEIEIAIAAAAYRWRLKLQTELNGPFSNIVALLMVSEEKYDQFKRLIEAGGGMVVQAKPPYDASPSGRRITHCFINVKQINQPVDWAMLASKGILCFLPQYLSDYLTAKTPLNPRDCVLLEFKKYLTLLPK from the exons ATGACAACCCAGGAAAGCCAGGTCGAATGGGACATAAACATTCACTTTATCGTACTGAGTCACCTGGAGTCCGAGGATGCTTGCAGCGAGCAAATGTGGCTGGCATTTAAT aaatgtagtGAGCTGGGATTGAATCCAGGATGGGTTAGTGAAAAGGTTTGTAATACGATGAAGCCATTGAAGAAAGATGTATTTGTTATAGAAGAATTCAAAGGTGACCTTTTTGAGAAGTTAAAAAGCAATAAATGCTC TAGAATTGTATCACCAAGATGTCTActtatttgttttacaaatgGAGAATCAATACCAGAAGGAAAGAGTCCAATATACACAACAGCTATGAGTAAAATGTGCATTTGTGCATCAGGTTTTGATCAAGAAATTAAG gaTTGGATACAACAACGAGTTGAATATATGGGAGGCTTCTTTACAAAGAAATTCAGAGGTTGTGTTACTCATTTAGTAGCAGATTCTGTGATGTCTGCAAAGTATGAg GGTGCTGTAGAAATGAAGATACCAGTCATGACAAAAGAATGGATAGAAGCTGTCTgggaaacaaatttaaaagaaattgttaaaGCGGATGAtaagatttttgataaatataaatgtccaGTTTTTATGAATCTAGTAGTAACTTCGACAAATCTTCACAAACGTCAAAAGGAAGAAGTGAaatgtttaatacaaaattatggAGGA ATATTCATGGGTCCTCTTGATGGAACAAAGGTTCGAGTGGTTCTAGCCTCTGAAAACGGTCCATTAAGTGATAAACTAAAGTATGCCATGGAAAATGACATTCCCTGTCTGAAACTTGATTGGATATATGAGAGTATTAAAGTAGGATACGCTCTACCTTTTCGTAATTTTATCATCAAATCTGTAAAAGCATGTTCAACACCAGAAAAAGCAAata atcgAGAATTGCTCAACTGTTCTGAGATTAGCTCTATAGCACattataaacaacaaaataattacataaatgagAGTTTTAGTTCGACGATATCGAATTTTTCTAGTATACATACAGTAACTAGTAAATTTTCCGATA TCGCTAAGTTGAATGTCTTGGATCGACTTACTTTTGGCGAAGCAAAGTCAGCTGGACCATTTCTGGATGgatgtaat atttacCTTGCTGGATTTGTAACAAGCGTCAGAGATAAATtgaatagaatattaaatgttgGAGGTGCAACACGTCTCGATGATATATCTGATGCTGTGACGCATGTGATCGTTGGCGATGAGAATAAAGCATCTGTAGAACTGAAAACGATTAAATCGAGAGGTTTATG TCCTTACGTATTGAATATAGAATGGCTAGAGGAGAGCATGAAATTGAAACGGCCTGCATCAgaagaactttttttatttgaagcaAAAGATGAAGCatctaagaaaaatattgaaacaccTGCTTCACCGCTTAGTAAGaag AATTTACAAATGTTGCAACAGCCGAAGAGACCTCCTGTACCAGTTTTCAATTTCGAAGTAATTCCACACGTGAATGAAAATGAGCAACCTGATCTCGTGCAGCAATATTTACAAAAGG ATTTATGCAGTATTTCCAAAGACTTTACAAAGCCTATTTCGGAAGACCAAAGAAATTTGGATAAGACTGAAAATGCGCGTACTAGTGATATTTGTTCTTTAAATGTTGCACCGCccaaaaatatagaaaatgataatacTGTGCTACTCAGCCAAAGTTGCACAGTGAACGAACAGTTGCTCAAAG GTTTAACATTCGTCGTAGCTGGTTTTGATAGCGAGGACAATCACGTAGAGGAAACGATTGTAATGTTAGGTGGACACCTAGTCTCGAGAACTTATAACAGTATCCCAGATTACGGTGTCGTGCCTATGCATGGAGCACCCTTACAACATACAGTGAATGAAATCGTAaacgatttatttatt gaAGATTGCATAAATCAGGAACAAATTGTGGATCTCAAGTATTATCACAGACCACTATCTATTAGAAAACCTTGTAATCCATTATCGGGATGTGTCATAACGATGAGCATGTATACTGGAGTTGAAAGAGTTTACCTTTCAGCATTGGCTACGGAACTTGGCGCCAT ATGTCAGGATATGTTCGCACGGAAAGCTAATGCAGAGAAGAAAACACTTGGCAGTACGCATTTGGTTTGCCCGTCTCCAGAAGGAAATAAATACAACGCGGCTGTAAGATGGAAATTGCCGGCTGTCACTGCTGATTGGCTAAAAACTTGCGCGGATCAATTAATGTTTGTAGACGAAACCCCATTTCTCGTTGGAGAAACAATGg CACCAGATAAATCAAATATCACCACTCCAACAAATCTCTCGGACATTTGCAAAAGTAGAATAGGCTCATCAGAAGaaatcacattaaaaaatattgttacaccGAAACATTTACTTCAGGCCAAG GACGCGTTTACCGGCGAAACtccattgaaaaataaaagactcAGTCTCGTAATGAACCAAACACCGCAATCACCATTTCACGTGTCCACACCAGAAACTCCATATGGGCAGGTTTTTAAGCCTAATCCTTCACCAGAGACGCGAAAAGGGTGGATTAAATGGGTGGACAATTTTCCAGATTTACAAGTATCAGAACCACCGTTAAAACGACGCGCACCTAGCACT CCGCTTTCAGATTTGAAAAATCAACTGTGGGAAAAACTGAAGAACAAAGGTCAATCTGAAATG GAACATGAATCGAATAAAGCAATGAGACTGCAACATGAAGATGATTCCATTAAGGGAAAAGTTGAGAAGCAGGCCGACAATCATTCTAACAAAGTCACTCCATCAACTCCCACATCCATCAATCGAAAACTCGACTTTAATGAAAAAGATAGCCCTATGCCAAATAACGAAATAAACAT GCAAATAGCGCAATTGGATCAAATGCTAGAACGAACGTCGAATACTCCTGAAAATAGATACTCGTCTGGGGAAAATGCGAAGACGTACAACGAAGCTTCtgattatatacaaaaat GTATAGTAAAGGATTCACAACCTATTGATGCCATTGTATGGGAAGATCCGGATCATCCAAAACGA TCAATCTTAAATAAACGGTCAAGTAAACGTAGCAATGTAATTGACGAAGAATATGTCGAAGAAGCTCTTGAAGATCATGAATGTGAACCAGCGACAACACGAAAATTTATGCTGTCGGGTATAAAG GAAAGACATACATTCGAACAAGTGATAAGAGATCTAGGCGGAGATGTGTCGATGGACGCAAATTTCGACAATAGTGCCACCCATCTCTTGTGCATCAAGCTTTCcagaaacgaaaaaatgcttGGCAGTATAGCTGCTGGAAAATGGGTCTTACATTATTCATATCTACGTGATTCTGAACGAGATGGCAGATTCCTCGAC gagGAAGAATACGAATGGGGCAATCCAAGAAGCAAAAACAGAATACCAGAACCAAGTAACGAGATCGAAATTGCAATAGCAGCTGCCGCTTATAGATGGCGATTGAAATTGCAGACAGAGCTGAATGGTCCATTTTCTAACATAGTGGCTCTGTTAATGGTCTccgaagaaaaatatgatcaATTTAAGAGACTGATTGAAGCTGGCGGTGGCATGGTTGTGCAAGCAAA aCCACCCTACGATGCTAGTCCATCTGGACGCAGAATCActcattgttttattaatgtgaAACAG atAAATCAGCCGGTAGACTGGGCTATGCTGGCTAGCAAGGGTATTCTCTGCTTCTTACCGCAATATCTCAGCGATTATTTGACAGCAAAGACACCGCTCAATCCACGGGATTGTGTACTTTTAGAATTTAAGAAATACCTGACGCTACTACCCAAGTAG
- the LOC105832241 gene encoding cytochrome P450 6k1-like isoform X1, whose product MLIKCAFLDMLVILSLLFAILYLWMKWKHTYWQRRGVPTLPAHWFFGHFKDAILLRKSAGEVLSKLHQQTMNKDAVGIYILHKPFLLLKNPELIKQIMIRDFNVFPNHHFRATTNSDTMSKWTLFTITNPEWKYLRMKMSPVFTIGKLKSLFLLIQESGENMRNYLRDQIEEKIVPITVTDIFYKYTTNVVSSVAFGIRTNCFNTPPPEFYENSRKAVLLDYLRTIQIFFLFFLPNIGKYLRGAMLGNYTDYFRKVFWDSMDNRSITKTKRGDLIDSLLQLKSEKPDNSNIQYDGDVLFAQAAIFFVAGRETSIATMTCALFELAKQPDMQKRLREEILKEIQDANGLTYETIHNMKYLHQVINETLRLYPPAPILDRTPVSDYTSKLQFSGTKITIEKETPVYVALRGIQTDPAYWQDPMRFDPERFSDKKKNEIVSCTFLPFGEGPRNCIGMRLGILQTAVGLIAVLRDYEIALNPSWKIPIDQRSLFSMPPAGFLLNFKKI is encoded by the exons atgttaattaaatgtgCCTTTTTGGATATGCTCGTGATACTTTCGTTGCTATTCGCAATCCTTTATTTATGGATGAAATGGAAACATACCTATTGGCAGAGACGTGGTGTACCTACATTGCCTGCACATTGGTTCTTTGGTCATTTCAAGGATGCGATCCTCCTGCGCAAGTCGGCAGGAGAAGTTCTTAGCAAACTACATCAGCAAACTATGAATAAAGATGCCGTAGGGATTTATATTCTACACAAGCCATTCCTGCTTCTAAAGAATCCGGAACTAATAAAACAGATAATGATTAGAGATTTTAATGTGTTTCCAAATCATCACTTTAGGGCGACAACTAATTCCGACACAATGAGCAAATGGACTTTATTCACTATCACTAATCCTGAATGGAAGTATCTAag GATGAAAATGTCACCGGTGTTTACGATCGGCAAATTGAAAAGTCTTTTTCTACTAATACAAGAGTCCGGGGAAAACATGAGAAACTATTTACGCGATCAGATTGAAGAGAAAATTGTACCAATAACGGtaacagatatattttataaatacactaCCAACGTGGTATCCTCCGTGGCATTTGGAATTCGGACAAATTGTTTCAATACCCCGCCACCagaattttatgaaaact CACGCAAAGCTGTCCTGCTAGATTATCTAAGGACTATCCAGatattctttctatttttcttgCCAAATATCGGAAAGTATTTGCGCGGTGCAATGCTTGGCAACTACACGGATTACTTCCGCAAGGTCTTTTGGGACTCTATGGACAATAGAAGCATTACGAAGACAAAACGAGGAGATTTAATTGATTCtcttttgcaattaaaaagcGAGAAGCCGGATAATAGTAATATTC AATACGATGGGGATGTTCTTTTCGCACAAGCGGCAATCTTCTTCGTGGCCGGTCGCGAGACCAGTATCGCTACTATGACCTGTGCTCTTTTCGAGTTGGCTAAGCAACCGGACATGCAGAAACGCCTGAGAGAGGAGATCCTTAAGGAAATTCAGGATGCAAATGGTTTAACATACGAAACAATCCACAATATGAAGTATCTGCATCAAGTTATAAACGAAACACTGAGGCTTTATCCGCCCGCACCGATCCTCGATAGGACTCCTGTCAGCGATTACACA AGTAAATTACAGTTTTCTGGCACAAAAATAACTATCGAAAAGGAGACACCGGTATATGTCGCATTACGTGGTATTCAAACTGATCCAGCTTACTGGCAAGATCCTATGCGTTTTGATCCCGAACGATTTAGTGACAAAAAGAAGAACGAGATTGTATCCTGCACTTTCTTGCCTTTTGGAGAAGGTCCACGAAATTGCATAG GTATGCGACTGGGAATTTTACAAACCGCCGTGGGATTGATAGCTGTTCTACGAGATTACGAGATTGCATTGAATCCTTCATGGAAGATTCCCATCGATCAACGGAGCCTATTCAGCATGCCACCAGCAGGATTCctgttgaattttaaaaagatatag
- the LOC105832241 gene encoding cytochrome P450 6k1-like isoform X2, which translates to MLIKCAFLDMLVILSLLFAILYLWMKWKHTYWQRRGVPTLPAHWFFGHFKDAILLRKSAGEVLSKLHQQTMNKDAVGIYILHKPFLLLKNPELIKQIMIRDFNVFPNHHFRATTNSDTMSKWTLFTITNPEWKYLRMKMSPVFTIGKLKSLFLLIQESGENMRNYLRDQIEEKIVPITVTDIFYKYTTNVVSSVAFGIRTNCFNTPPPEFYENSRKAVLLDYLRTIQIFFLFFLPNIGKYLRGAMLGNYTDYFRKVFWDSMDNRSITKTKRGDLIDSLLQLKSEKPDNSNIQYDGDVLFAQAAIFFVAGRETSIATMTCALFELAKQPDMQKRLREEILKEIQDANGLTYETIHNMKYLHQVINETLRLYPPAPILDRTPVSDYTFSGTKITIEKETPVYVALRGIQTDPAYWQDPMRFDPERFSDKKKNEIVSCTFLPFGEGPRNCIGMRLGILQTAVGLIAVLRDYEIALNPSWKIPIDQRSLFSMPPAGFLLNFKKI; encoded by the exons atgttaattaaatgtgCCTTTTTGGATATGCTCGTGATACTTTCGTTGCTATTCGCAATCCTTTATTTATGGATGAAATGGAAACATACCTATTGGCAGAGACGTGGTGTACCTACATTGCCTGCACATTGGTTCTTTGGTCATTTCAAGGATGCGATCCTCCTGCGCAAGTCGGCAGGAGAAGTTCTTAGCAAACTACATCAGCAAACTATGAATAAAGATGCCGTAGGGATTTATATTCTACACAAGCCATTCCTGCTTCTAAAGAATCCGGAACTAATAAAACAGATAATGATTAGAGATTTTAATGTGTTTCCAAATCATCACTTTAGGGCGACAACTAATTCCGACACAATGAGCAAATGGACTTTATTCACTATCACTAATCCTGAATGGAAGTATCTAag GATGAAAATGTCACCGGTGTTTACGATCGGCAAATTGAAAAGTCTTTTTCTACTAATACAAGAGTCCGGGGAAAACATGAGAAACTATTTACGCGATCAGATTGAAGAGAAAATTGTACCAATAACGGtaacagatatattttataaatacactaCCAACGTGGTATCCTCCGTGGCATTTGGAATTCGGACAAATTGTTTCAATACCCCGCCACCagaattttatgaaaact CACGCAAAGCTGTCCTGCTAGATTATCTAAGGACTATCCAGatattctttctatttttcttgCCAAATATCGGAAAGTATTTGCGCGGTGCAATGCTTGGCAACTACACGGATTACTTCCGCAAGGTCTTTTGGGACTCTATGGACAATAGAAGCATTACGAAGACAAAACGAGGAGATTTAATTGATTCtcttttgcaattaaaaagcGAGAAGCCGGATAATAGTAATATTC AATACGATGGGGATGTTCTTTTCGCACAAGCGGCAATCTTCTTCGTGGCCGGTCGCGAGACCAGTATCGCTACTATGACCTGTGCTCTTTTCGAGTTGGCTAAGCAACCGGACATGCAGAAACGCCTGAGAGAGGAGATCCTTAAGGAAATTCAGGATGCAAATGGTTTAACATACGAAACAATCCACAATATGAAGTATCTGCATCAAGTTATAAACGAAACACTGAGGCTTTATCCGCCCGCACCGATCCTCGATAGGACTCCTGTCAGCGATTACACA TTTTCTGGCACAAAAATAACTATCGAAAAGGAGACACCGGTATATGTCGCATTACGTGGTATTCAAACTGATCCAGCTTACTGGCAAGATCCTATGCGTTTTGATCCCGAACGATTTAGTGACAAAAAGAAGAACGAGATTGTATCCTGCACTTTCTTGCCTTTTGGAGAAGGTCCACGAAATTGCATAG GTATGCGACTGGGAATTTTACAAACCGCCGTGGGATTGATAGCTGTTCTACGAGATTACGAGATTGCATTGAATCCTTCATGGAAGATTCCCATCGATCAACGGAGCCTATTCAGCATGCCACCAGCAGGATTCctgttgaattttaaaaagatatag